The Saccopteryx leptura isolate mSacLep1 chromosome 2, mSacLep1_pri_phased_curated, whole genome shotgun sequence genome has a window encoding:
- the NFE2L1 gene encoding endoplasmic reticulum membrane sensor NFE2L1 isoform X3 encodes MLSLKKYLTEGLLQFTILLSLIGVRVDVDTYLTSQLPPLREIILGPSSAYTQTQFHNLRNTLDGYGIHPKSIDLDNYFTARRLLNQVRALDRFQVPSTEVNAWLVHRDPEGSVSGSQPSSGLALESSSGLQDVTGPDNGVRESETEQGFSEDLEDLGAVAPPVSGDLTKEDIDLIDILWRQDIDLGAGREIFDYSHRQKEQDVDKELQDGAEQEDTWPGEGAEVLARNLLVDGETGESFPAQFPADISSLTEAVPSESEPPGLQNNLLSPLLTGTESPFDLEQQWQDLMSIMEMQAMEANTSTSEILYNAPPGDPLSTNYSLAPNTPINQNVSLHQASLGGCSQDFSLFSPEVESLPVASSSTLLPLVPSNSTSLNSTFGSTNLAGLFFPPQLNGTANDTAGPELPDPLGGLLDEAMLDEISLMDLAIEEGFNSMQASQLEEEFDSDSGLSLDSSHSPSSLSSSEGSSSSSSSSSSSSASSSASSSFSEEGAVGYSSDSETVDLEEAEGAVGYQPEYSKFCRMSYQDPSQLSCLPYLEHVGHNHTYNMAPSALDSAELPPPSTLKKGSKEKQADFLDKQMSRDEHRARAMKIPFTNDKIINLPVEEFNELLSKYQLSEAQLSLIRDIRRRGKNKMAAQNCRKRKLDTILNLERDVEDLQRDKARLLREKVEFLRSLRQMKQKVQSLYQEVFGRLRDENGRPYSPSQYALQYAGDGSVLLIPRTLADQQARRQERKPKDRRK; translated from the exons ATGCTTTCTCTGAAGAAATACTTAACGGAAGGACTCCTCCAGTTCACCATTCTGCTGAGTTTGATTGGGGTGCGGGTGGACGTGGATACTTACCTGACCTCACAGCTCCCCCCGCTCCGGGAGATCATCCTGGGGCCCAGTTCTGCCTATACTCAGACCCAGTTCCACAACCTGAGGAATACCTTGGATGGCTATGGTATCCACCCCAAGAGCATAGACCTGGACAATTACTTCACTGCCCGGCGGCTCCTCAATCAGGTGAGGGCCCTGGACAGGTTCCAGGTGCCGTCCACTGAGGTCAACGCCTGGCTGGTACACCGGGATCCGGAGGGGTCTGTCTCTGGCAGCCAGCCCAGCTCCGGCCTTGCCCTCGAGAGTTCCAGTGGCCTCCAAGATGTGACGGGCCCAGACAACGGGGTGCGAGAAAGCGAAACGGAGCAGGGATTCAGTGAAGATTTGGAGGATTTGGGGGCTGTAGCCCCTCCAGTCAGTGGAGACTTAACCAAAGAG GACATAGATCTGATTGACATCCTTTGGCGACAGGATATTGACCTGGGGGCTGGGCGTGAAATTTTTGACTATAGTCATCGCCAGAAAGAGCAGGATGTGGATAAGGAACTGCAAGATGGAGCGGAGCAGGAGGACACCTGGCCAGGCGAGGGCGCAGAAGTTCTGGCACGAAACCTGCTAGTGGATGGAGAAACTGGGGAGAGCTTCCCTGCCCAG TTTCCAGCAGACATTTCCAGCTTAACAGAAGCAGTGCCTAGTGAGAGTGAGCCCCCAGGCCTCCAAAACAACCTCTTGTCTCCTCTCCTCACGGGGACAGAATCACCATTTGATTTGGAACAGCAGTGGCAAGATCTCATGTCCATCATGGAAATGCAG GCCATGGAAGCGAACACATCAACCAGTGAGATCCTATACAATGCCCCTCCTGGAGACCCACTGAGCACCAACTACAGCCTTGCCCCCAACACTCCCATCAACCAGAATGTCAGCCTGCATCAGGCGTCCCTTGGGGGCTGCAGCCAGGACTTCTCACTTTTTAGCCCGGAGGTGGAAAGCCTGCCTGTGGCTAGCAGCTCCACACTGCTTCCTCTGGTCCCCAGCAATTCCACCAGCCTCAACTCCACCTTTGGCTCGACCAACCTGGCGGGCCTCTTCTTTCCGCCACAGCTCAATGGCACAGCCAATGACACAGCAGGCCCTGAGCTGCCTGACCCACTTGGGGGTCTGTTAGATGAAGCCATGCTGGATGAGATCAGCCTCATGGACCTGGCCATTGAAGAAGGATTTAACTCCATGCAGGCGTCCCAGCTCGAAGAGGAATTTGACTCTGACTCAGGCCTCTCCTTAGACTCCAGCCATAGCCCTTCCTCCCTGAGCAGCTCTGAAGGcagctcttcttcctcctcctcctcctcttcctcctctgcttcttcctcagcctcttcctccttttctgagGAAGGTGCTGTTGGCTACAGTTCTGACTCCGAAACCGTGGATCTAGAAGAGGCGGAGGGCGCTGTGGGCTACCAACCTGAGTATTCCAAGTTCTGCCGCATGAGCTACCAGGATCCGTCTCAGCTCTCCTGCCTGCCCTACTTGGAGCATGTGGGCCACAACCACACATACAACATGGCGCCCAGTGCCCTTGACTCTGCTGAGCTGCCACCACCCAGCACCCTCAAGAAaggcagcaaagagaagcaggctGACTTCTTAGACAAGCAGATGAGCCGGGATGAGCATCGAGCCCGAGCCATGAAGATCCCCTTCACCAATGACAAAATCATTAACCTGCCTGTGGAGGAATTCAATGAGCTGCTGTCCAAATACCAGCTCAGCGAAGCCCAGTTAAGCCTCATCCGGGACATCCGGCGCAGGGGCAAGAACAAGATGGCGGCGCAGAACTGCCGCAAGCGCAAGTTGGACACCATCCTGAACCTGGAACGGGATGTAGAGGATCTGCAGCGTGATAAAGCCCGACTGCTGCGGGAGAAGGTGGAGTTCCTCCGCTCCCTGCGGCAGATGAAGCAGAAGGTCCAGAGTCTGTACCAGGAGGTGTTTGGGCGGCTGCGAGACGAGAATGGGCGACCCTATTCGCCCAGTCAGTATGCTCTCCAGTACGCTGGGGATGGCAGTGTACTCCTCATTCCCCGCACCCTAGCTGACCAGCAGGCCAGGCGGCAGGAGAGGAAGCCAAAGGACCGGAGAAAGTGA
- the NFE2L1 gene encoding endoplasmic reticulum membrane sensor NFE2L1 isoform X2, whose translation MLSLKKYLTEGLLQFTILLSLIGVRVDVDTYLTSQLPPLREIILGPSSAYTQTQFHNLRNTLDGYGIHPKSIDLDNYFTARRLLNQVRALDRFQVPSTEVNAWLVHRDPEGSVSGSQPSSGLALESSSGLQDVTGPDNGVRESETEQGFSEDLEDLGAVAPPVSGDLTKEDIDLGAGREIFDYSHRQKEQDVDKELQDGAEQEDTWPGEGAEVLARNLLVDGETGESFPAQVPGGEDQTALSLEECLRLLEATCPFGENAEFPADISSLTEAVPSESEPPGLQNNLLSPLLTGTESPFDLEQQWQDLMSIMEMQAMEANTSTSEILYNAPPGDPLSTNYSLAPNTPINQNVSLHQASLGGCSQDFSLFSPEVESLPVASSSTLLPLVPSNSTSLNSTFGSTNLAGLFFPPQLNGTANDTAGPELPDPLGGLLDEAMLDEISLMDLAIEEGFNSMQASQLEEEFDSDSGLSLDSSHSPSSLSSSEGSSSSSSSSSSSSASSSASSSFSEEGAVGYSSDSETVDLEEAEGAVGYQPEYSKFCRMSYQDPSQLSCLPYLEHVGHNHTYNMAPSALDSAELPPPSTLKKGSKEKQADFLDKQMSRDEHRARAMKIPFTNDKIINLPVEEFNELLSKYQLSEAQLSLIRDIRRRGKNKMAAQNCRKRKLDTILNLERDVEDLQRDKARLLREKVEFLRSLRQMKQKVQSLYQEVFGRLRDENGRPYSPSQYALQYAGDGSVLLIPRTLADQQARRQERKPKDRRK comes from the exons ATGCTTTCTCTGAAGAAATACTTAACGGAAGGACTCCTCCAGTTCACCATTCTGCTGAGTTTGATTGGGGTGCGGGTGGACGTGGATACTTACCTGACCTCACAGCTCCCCCCGCTCCGGGAGATCATCCTGGGGCCCAGTTCTGCCTATACTCAGACCCAGTTCCACAACCTGAGGAATACCTTGGATGGCTATGGTATCCACCCCAAGAGCATAGACCTGGACAATTACTTCACTGCCCGGCGGCTCCTCAATCAGGTGAGGGCCCTGGACAGGTTCCAGGTGCCGTCCACTGAGGTCAACGCCTGGCTGGTACACCGGGATCCGGAGGGGTCTGTCTCTGGCAGCCAGCCCAGCTCCGGCCTTGCCCTCGAGAGTTCCAGTGGCCTCCAAGATGTGACGGGCCCAGACAACGGGGTGCGAGAAAGCGAAACGGAGCAGGGATTCAGTGAAGATTTGGAGGATTTGGGGGCTGTAGCCCCTCCAGTCAGTGGAGACTTAACCAAAGAG GATATTGACCTGGGGGCTGGGCGTGAAATTTTTGACTATAGTCATCGCCAGAAAGAGCAGGATGTGGATAAGGAACTGCAAGATGGAGCGGAGCAGGAGGACACCTGGCCAGGCGAGGGCGCAGAAGTTCTGGCACGAAACCTGCTAGTGGATGGAGAAACTGGGGAGAGCTTCCCTGCCCAG GTGCCTGGTGGGGAGGACCAGACAGCCCTGTCCCTGGAAGAGTGCCTTAGGCTGCTGGAGGCTACCTGCCCCTTTGGGGAGAATGCTGAG TTTCCAGCAGACATTTCCAGCTTAACAGAAGCAGTGCCTAGTGAGAGTGAGCCCCCAGGCCTCCAAAACAACCTCTTGTCTCCTCTCCTCACGGGGACAGAATCACCATTTGATTTGGAACAGCAGTGGCAAGATCTCATGTCCATCATGGAAATGCAG GCCATGGAAGCGAACACATCAACCAGTGAGATCCTATACAATGCCCCTCCTGGAGACCCACTGAGCACCAACTACAGCCTTGCCCCCAACACTCCCATCAACCAGAATGTCAGCCTGCATCAGGCGTCCCTTGGGGGCTGCAGCCAGGACTTCTCACTTTTTAGCCCGGAGGTGGAAAGCCTGCCTGTGGCTAGCAGCTCCACACTGCTTCCTCTGGTCCCCAGCAATTCCACCAGCCTCAACTCCACCTTTGGCTCGACCAACCTGGCGGGCCTCTTCTTTCCGCCACAGCTCAATGGCACAGCCAATGACACAGCAGGCCCTGAGCTGCCTGACCCACTTGGGGGTCTGTTAGATGAAGCCATGCTGGATGAGATCAGCCTCATGGACCTGGCCATTGAAGAAGGATTTAACTCCATGCAGGCGTCCCAGCTCGAAGAGGAATTTGACTCTGACTCAGGCCTCTCCTTAGACTCCAGCCATAGCCCTTCCTCCCTGAGCAGCTCTGAAGGcagctcttcttcctcctcctcctcctcttcctcctctgcttcttcctcagcctcttcctccttttctgagGAAGGTGCTGTTGGCTACAGTTCTGACTCCGAAACCGTGGATCTAGAAGAGGCGGAGGGCGCTGTGGGCTACCAACCTGAGTATTCCAAGTTCTGCCGCATGAGCTACCAGGATCCGTCTCAGCTCTCCTGCCTGCCCTACTTGGAGCATGTGGGCCACAACCACACATACAACATGGCGCCCAGTGCCCTTGACTCTGCTGAGCTGCCACCACCCAGCACCCTCAAGAAaggcagcaaagagaagcaggctGACTTCTTAGACAAGCAGATGAGCCGGGATGAGCATCGAGCCCGAGCCATGAAGATCCCCTTCACCAATGACAAAATCATTAACCTGCCTGTGGAGGAATTCAATGAGCTGCTGTCCAAATACCAGCTCAGCGAAGCCCAGTTAAGCCTCATCCGGGACATCCGGCGCAGGGGCAAGAACAAGATGGCGGCGCAGAACTGCCGCAAGCGCAAGTTGGACACCATCCTGAACCTGGAACGGGATGTAGAGGATCTGCAGCGTGATAAAGCCCGACTGCTGCGGGAGAAGGTGGAGTTCCTCCGCTCCCTGCGGCAGATGAAGCAGAAGGTCCAGAGTCTGTACCAGGAGGTGTTTGGGCGGCTGCGAGACGAGAATGGGCGACCCTATTCGCCCAGTCAGTATGCTCTCCAGTACGCTGGGGATGGCAGTGTACTCCTCATTCCCCGCACCCTAGCTGACCAGCAGGCCAGGCGGCAGGAGAGGAAGCCAAAGGACCGGAGAAAGTGA
- the NFE2L1 gene encoding endoplasmic reticulum membrane sensor NFE2L1 isoform X1 yields the protein MLSLKKYLTEGLLQFTILLSLIGVRVDVDTYLTSQLPPLREIILGPSSAYTQTQFHNLRNTLDGYGIHPKSIDLDNYFTARRLLNQVRALDRFQVPSTEVNAWLVHRDPEGSVSGSQPSSGLALESSSGLQDVTGPDNGVRESETEQGFSEDLEDLGAVAPPVSGDLTKEDIDLIDILWRQDIDLGAGREIFDYSHRQKEQDVDKELQDGAEQEDTWPGEGAEVLARNLLVDGETGESFPAQVPGGEDQTALSLEECLRLLEATCPFGENAEFPADISSLTEAVPSESEPPGLQNNLLSPLLTGTESPFDLEQQWQDLMSIMEMQAMEANTSTSEILYNAPPGDPLSTNYSLAPNTPINQNVSLHQASLGGCSQDFSLFSPEVESLPVASSSTLLPLVPSNSTSLNSTFGSTNLAGLFFPPQLNGTANDTAGPELPDPLGGLLDEAMLDEISLMDLAIEEGFNSMQASQLEEEFDSDSGLSLDSSHSPSSLSSSEGSSSSSSSSSSSSASSSASSSFSEEGAVGYSSDSETVDLEEAEGAVGYQPEYSKFCRMSYQDPSQLSCLPYLEHVGHNHTYNMAPSALDSAELPPPSTLKKGSKEKQADFLDKQMSRDEHRARAMKIPFTNDKIINLPVEEFNELLSKYQLSEAQLSLIRDIRRRGKNKMAAQNCRKRKLDTILNLERDVEDLQRDKARLLREKVEFLRSLRQMKQKVQSLYQEVFGRLRDENGRPYSPSQYALQYAGDGSVLLIPRTLADQQARRQERKPKDRRK from the exons ATGCTTTCTCTGAAGAAATACTTAACGGAAGGACTCCTCCAGTTCACCATTCTGCTGAGTTTGATTGGGGTGCGGGTGGACGTGGATACTTACCTGACCTCACAGCTCCCCCCGCTCCGGGAGATCATCCTGGGGCCCAGTTCTGCCTATACTCAGACCCAGTTCCACAACCTGAGGAATACCTTGGATGGCTATGGTATCCACCCCAAGAGCATAGACCTGGACAATTACTTCACTGCCCGGCGGCTCCTCAATCAGGTGAGGGCCCTGGACAGGTTCCAGGTGCCGTCCACTGAGGTCAACGCCTGGCTGGTACACCGGGATCCGGAGGGGTCTGTCTCTGGCAGCCAGCCCAGCTCCGGCCTTGCCCTCGAGAGTTCCAGTGGCCTCCAAGATGTGACGGGCCCAGACAACGGGGTGCGAGAAAGCGAAACGGAGCAGGGATTCAGTGAAGATTTGGAGGATTTGGGGGCTGTAGCCCCTCCAGTCAGTGGAGACTTAACCAAAGAG GACATAGATCTGATTGACATCCTTTGGCGACAGGATATTGACCTGGGGGCTGGGCGTGAAATTTTTGACTATAGTCATCGCCAGAAAGAGCAGGATGTGGATAAGGAACTGCAAGATGGAGCGGAGCAGGAGGACACCTGGCCAGGCGAGGGCGCAGAAGTTCTGGCACGAAACCTGCTAGTGGATGGAGAAACTGGGGAGAGCTTCCCTGCCCAG GTGCCTGGTGGGGAGGACCAGACAGCCCTGTCCCTGGAAGAGTGCCTTAGGCTGCTGGAGGCTACCTGCCCCTTTGGGGAGAATGCTGAG TTTCCAGCAGACATTTCCAGCTTAACAGAAGCAGTGCCTAGTGAGAGTGAGCCCCCAGGCCTCCAAAACAACCTCTTGTCTCCTCTCCTCACGGGGACAGAATCACCATTTGATTTGGAACAGCAGTGGCAAGATCTCATGTCCATCATGGAAATGCAG GCCATGGAAGCGAACACATCAACCAGTGAGATCCTATACAATGCCCCTCCTGGAGACCCACTGAGCACCAACTACAGCCTTGCCCCCAACACTCCCATCAACCAGAATGTCAGCCTGCATCAGGCGTCCCTTGGGGGCTGCAGCCAGGACTTCTCACTTTTTAGCCCGGAGGTGGAAAGCCTGCCTGTGGCTAGCAGCTCCACACTGCTTCCTCTGGTCCCCAGCAATTCCACCAGCCTCAACTCCACCTTTGGCTCGACCAACCTGGCGGGCCTCTTCTTTCCGCCACAGCTCAATGGCACAGCCAATGACACAGCAGGCCCTGAGCTGCCTGACCCACTTGGGGGTCTGTTAGATGAAGCCATGCTGGATGAGATCAGCCTCATGGACCTGGCCATTGAAGAAGGATTTAACTCCATGCAGGCGTCCCAGCTCGAAGAGGAATTTGACTCTGACTCAGGCCTCTCCTTAGACTCCAGCCATAGCCCTTCCTCCCTGAGCAGCTCTGAAGGcagctcttcttcctcctcctcctcctcttcctcctctgcttcttcctcagcctcttcctccttttctgagGAAGGTGCTGTTGGCTACAGTTCTGACTCCGAAACCGTGGATCTAGAAGAGGCGGAGGGCGCTGTGGGCTACCAACCTGAGTATTCCAAGTTCTGCCGCATGAGCTACCAGGATCCGTCTCAGCTCTCCTGCCTGCCCTACTTGGAGCATGTGGGCCACAACCACACATACAACATGGCGCCCAGTGCCCTTGACTCTGCTGAGCTGCCACCACCCAGCACCCTCAAGAAaggcagcaaagagaagcaggctGACTTCTTAGACAAGCAGATGAGCCGGGATGAGCATCGAGCCCGAGCCATGAAGATCCCCTTCACCAATGACAAAATCATTAACCTGCCTGTGGAGGAATTCAATGAGCTGCTGTCCAAATACCAGCTCAGCGAAGCCCAGTTAAGCCTCATCCGGGACATCCGGCGCAGGGGCAAGAACAAGATGGCGGCGCAGAACTGCCGCAAGCGCAAGTTGGACACCATCCTGAACCTGGAACGGGATGTAGAGGATCTGCAGCGTGATAAAGCCCGACTGCTGCGGGAGAAGGTGGAGTTCCTCCGCTCCCTGCGGCAGATGAAGCAGAAGGTCCAGAGTCTGTACCAGGAGGTGTTTGGGCGGCTGCGAGACGAGAATGGGCGACCCTATTCGCCCAGTCAGTATGCTCTCCAGTACGCTGGGGATGGCAGTGTACTCCTCATTCCCCGCACCCTAGCTGACCAGCAGGCCAGGCGGCAGGAGAGGAAGCCAAAGGACCGGAGAAAGTGA